A single region of the Vibrio chagasii genome encodes:
- a CDS encoding IS110 family RNA-guided transposase — MSKDSIIFIGLDTHKSFIQVAVLQEHRGANPQHLGRIKSNKSALIKLARQLQSKYPKATLHFVYEAGPCGYWTYRLITSLGHCCYVVAPSLIPKKPGDRVKTDKRDAAKLAKLLKAEELTPIYVPEAEDEAIRDLSRARETAMKDLKDAKFQLKGFLLRNNIQATVNDNWSKKHLRWLTDLILPHHSQQIVLQEMIITINERIQRLQRLDNELLHQVKNWRYYPVVKAIQAMRGVRLLVALGTIAELGDLRRFDHPRKLMAYLGLVPTESSSGGKTRRGSLTKCGNSRARRLLVEGAHTYKHKANISVELQLRQEGLPKEIVDIAWQAQQRLCRRYQRLLQKGKHRNVVVVAIAREMIAYIWAIAREVVISDVDPRTRIARLPA; from the coding sequence ATGAGTAAAGATAGCATAATTTTCATTGGCTTAGATACGCATAAGTCATTTATTCAAGTCGCTGTTTTACAAGAACATCGAGGGGCAAACCCACAACACCTTGGCCGTATTAAATCTAACAAGTCCGCGCTTATTAAATTGGCCAGACAACTGCAATCCAAGTATCCAAAAGCCACTCTGCACTTTGTCTATGAAGCAGGACCATGTGGTTACTGGACTTATCGCCTGATTACGAGCCTTGGACACTGCTGCTATGTCGTCGCTCCATCACTTATACCTAAGAAGCCAGGCGATAGAGTTAAAACTGACAAACGAGACGCAGCAAAGCTCGCCAAGCTGTTAAAAGCCGAAGAGCTTACACCCATCTATGTACCAGAAGCCGAAGATGAAGCTATTCGAGATCTCTCGCGTGCCAGAGAAACGGCAATGAAAGATCTCAAAGACGCAAAGTTCCAACTCAAAGGCTTTCTTCTTCGCAATAATATCCAAGCGACGGTGAATGATAACTGGTCTAAAAAGCATCTACGGTGGCTGACCGATCTCATTCTTCCTCACCATAGTCAACAAATCGTCTTGCAAGAGATGATCATTACTATCAATGAGCGGATACAGCGGCTGCAACGACTCGATAATGAACTGCTCCATCAGGTCAAAAACTGGCGATACTATCCTGTTGTGAAAGCCATTCAAGCTATGCGGGGTGTAAGGTTACTCGTAGCTCTTGGCACAATAGCTGAGCTGGGTGACTTACGGCGGTTCGACCATCCAAGAAAGCTTATGGCTTACCTTGGGCTTGTTCCAACCGAAAGCTCCAGTGGAGGTAAAACTCGTCGTGGCAGCTTAACAAAGTGTGGCAACAGTCGAGCCAGACGGTTACTCGTTGAAGGCGCACACACCTATAAGCATAAAGCGAACATATCTGTAGAGCTGCAACTAAGGCAAGAAGGGCTGCCTAAAGAGATAGTTGATATCGCTTGGCAAGCCCAGCAAAGGTTATGTCGTCGTTACCAACGACTACTACAAAAAGGTAAACACCGAAATGTCGTTGTGGTCGCCATCGCAAGAGAGATGATCGCTTACATCTGGGCCATTGCGCGTGAAGTTGTCATCAGCGATGTGGATCCTAGAACTCGAATCGCTCGTTTACCGGCATGA
- the yqfB gene encoding N(4)-acetylcytidine aminohydrolase, which translates to MVDKITFFTRLERQILSGKKTATIRDKSESHYYPGQVVEALTHEDGRKICRLEIVGVEHVNFDKLNRKHAKAENLPFVFMLKWILRKIYPSDKSLCFISFKVVD; encoded by the coding sequence ATGGTGGATAAAATTACATTTTTCACAAGGCTAGAGCGCCAGATTCTTTCTGGTAAAAAGACTGCAACGATTAGGGATAAATCTGAAAGCCATTATTACCCGGGGCAGGTTGTTGAAGCACTTACTCACGAAGATGGGCGAAAAATCTGTAGACTAGAAATTGTCGGTGTTGAGCATGTGAACTTTGATAAACTCAACAGAAAGCATGCAAAAGCAGAAAACCTTCCATTTGTCTTCATGCTCAAATGGATCTTGCGAAAGATATATCCATCAGACAAGAGCTTGTGTTTTATAAGCTTCAAAGTCGTTGATTAA
- a CDS encoding DUF2798 domain-containing protein, with protein sequence MKKLLFTALFSCAMSSMVSAWVTYINLGLPEDFISRWGFAFINAWPASFAAAYLLNKPIMVLTQKLMGQFTPQKEKNNA encoded by the coding sequence ATGAAAAAACTTTTGTTCACTGCTCTGTTCTCATGTGCGATGTCAAGTATGGTGTCCGCGTGGGTTACTTACATCAATCTCGGTTTACCAGAGGATTTCATCAGTCGATGGGGCTTTGCCTTTATTAATGCTTGGCCGGCTTCGTTTGCAGCGGCCTACTTGTTGAATAAACCAATCATGGTATTAACCCAAAAATTGATGGGCCAATTTACCCCCCAAAAGGAGAAAAACAATGCTTAG
- a CDS encoding type II toxin-antitoxin system RelE family toxin: MTYKLDFKKSALKEWKKLGSTLQQQFKKKLIERLDNPHVPASKLSGADNMYKIKLRQSGYRLVYKVEDDVIIVTVLAVGKRERSDIYRKAMKRLDD; this comes from the coding sequence ATGACCTATAAACTCGACTTTAAAAAGAGCGCCCTCAAAGAGTGGAAAAAGCTTGGTTCTACTCTGCAACAACAATTTAAGAAAAAGCTAATAGAGCGCTTAGATAACCCACATGTTCCGGCTTCAAAACTATCTGGAGCTGACAACATGTATAAAATTAAGTTGCGTCAATCGGGCTACCGTCTCGTCTACAAAGTTGAAGACGATGTCATCATTGTAACCGTCCTAGCAGTTGGAAAGCGCGAACGTAGCGATATTTACCGTAAAGCCATGAAAAGGTTAGATGATTGA
- a CDS encoding IS110 family RNA-guided transposase, producing MSKDSIIFIGLDTHKSFIQVAVLQEHRGANPQQLGRIKSNKAALIKLAKQLQSKYPKATLHFVYEAGPCGYWTYRLITSLGHCCYVVAPSLIPKKPGDRVKTDKRDAAKLAKLLKAEELTPIYVPEAEDEAIRDLSRARETAMKDLKDAKFQLKGFLLRNNIQATVNDNWSKKHLRWLTDLILPHHSQQIVLQEMIITINERIQRLQRLDNELLHQVKNWRYYPVVKAIQAMRGVRLLVALGTIAELGDLRRFDHPRKLMAYLGLVPTENSSGGKTRRGSLTKCGNSRARRLLVEGAHTYKHKANISVELQLRQEGLPKEIVDIAWQAQQRLCRRYQRLLQKGKHRNVVVVAIAREMIAYIWAIAREVVISDVDPRTRIARLPA from the coding sequence ATGAGTAAAGATAGCATAATTTTCATTGGCTTAGATACGCATAAGTCATTTATTCAAGTCGCTGTTTTACAAGAACATCGAGGGGCAAACCCACAACAGTTAGGCCGTATTAAATCCAATAAGGCCGCGCTAATTAAATTGGCCAAGCAACTGCAATCCAAGTATCCAAAAGCCACTCTGCACTTTGTCTATGAAGCAGGACCATGTGGTTACTGGACTTATCGCCTGATTACGAGCCTTGGACACTGCTGCTATGTCGTCGCTCCATCACTTATACCTAAGAAGCCAGGCGATAGAGTTAAAACTGACAAACGAGACGCAGCAAAGCTCGCCAAGCTGTTAAAAGCCGAAGAGCTTACACCCATCTATGTACCAGAAGCCGAAGATGAAGCTATTCGAGATCTCTCGCGTGCCAGAGAAACGGCAATGAAAGATCTCAAAGACGCAAAGTTCCAACTCAAAGGCTTTCTTCTTCGCAATAATATCCAAGCGACGGTGAATGATAACTGGTCTAAAAAGCATCTACGGTGGCTGACCGATCTCATTCTTCCTCACCATAGTCAACAAATCGTCTTGCAAGAGATGATCATTACTATCAATGAGCGGATACAGCGGCTGCAACGACTCGATAATGAACTGCTCCATCAGGTCAAAAACTGGCGATACTATCCTGTTGTGAAAGCCATTCAAGCTATGCGGGGTGTAAGGTTACTCGTAGCTCTTGGCACAATAGCTGAGCTGGGTGACTTACGGCGGTTCGACCATCCAAGAAAGCTTATGGCTTACCTTGGGCTTGTTCCAACAGAAAACTCCAGTGGAGGGAAAACTCGTCGTGGCAGCTTAACAAAGTGTGGCAACAGTCGAGCCAGACGGTTACTCGTTGAAGGCGCACACACCTATAAGCATAAAGCGAACATATCTGTAGAGCTGCAACTAAGGCAAGAAGGGCTGCCTAAAGAGATAGTTGATATCGCTTGGCAAGCCCAGCAAAGGTTATGTCGTCGTTACCAACGACTACTACAAAAAGGTAAACACCGAAATGTCGTTGTGGTCGCCATCGCAAGAGAGATGATCGCTTACATCTGGGCCATTGCGCGTGAAGTTGTCATCAGCGATGTGGATCCTAGAACTCGAATCGCTCGTTTACCGGCATGA
- a CDS encoding VOC family protein produces MKKLSIITLGVSNIESSAKFYEAVLGLERTDYKSDEIVFMDVDGPELALFPKPELAKDVGVEADGSGFAGITLARNVDSSREVLSLLNKAEANGGKIVKQGQPVFWGGFSGYFSDPDGYLWEIAVGSELYKAEMEQRT; encoded by the coding sequence ATGAAAAAACTATCAATCATCACGCTGGGCGTATCAAATATCGAGTCCTCAGCAAAGTTTTATGAAGCGGTGCTTGGGTTAGAGCGTACAGATTATAAATCTGATGAAATTGTATTCATGGATGTTGATGGACCGGAGTTAGCTTTATTTCCTAAACCCGAATTAGCTAAAGATGTTGGTGTTGAAGCAGATGGTTCAGGTTTTGCCGGTATTACACTGGCTAGAAATGTCGACTCTTCTCGTGAAGTGCTTAGTCTTCTGAACAAGGCAGAAGCAAATGGTGGGAAAATCGTAAAGCAAGGGCAGCCTGTGTTTTGGGGTGGTTTTTCAGGTTACTTCTCTGATCCAGATGGGTACTTGTGGGAGATAGCTGTAGGTTCAGAGCTCTATAAAGCAGAAATGGAGCAACGCACATAA
- a CDS encoding LysR family transcriptional regulator: MLDDFLIFVEVARRGSYSKAARDLTTTAPTLSKRILLLEERLGESLFIRSSRGVKLTSFGKGLFEQLGETTLNLHQAVTESSKSEAVSFVLHCPRNLIIGQLYPALEAFLLEKSHVDVVIEPANTNVLLSQTSFDLAIRCGEQRDSSFYQKKLANIAVCLVSRRDSKSRDRLIMPYSKTQISGQDLLSIERQYSKVSRVNDITLVRKLVASGMGVGLLPMTEIADLNSEMSGHIQYDSEILFTRPMYALWANKPKPSSLSQDLITCIESCVQNTRALQGRKVDLT, translated from the coding sequence ATGCTGGATGATTTTTTAATATTTGTTGAAGTAGCCCGCCGAGGCAGTTATTCAAAAGCGGCACGAGACTTAACAACTACCGCGCCTACCTTGTCCAAACGCATCTTATTATTAGAAGAGAGATTAGGTGAGTCACTCTTTATTCGCTCCTCTAGGGGAGTCAAACTCACCAGCTTTGGTAAAGGGTTATTTGAACAGCTTGGCGAGACCACCCTAAATCTTCATCAGGCTGTAACTGAAAGCTCGAAAAGTGAAGCGGTTTCCTTCGTCTTACATTGCCCACGAAACTTAATCATTGGCCAACTATACCCAGCGCTTGAAGCCTTTCTGCTAGAGAAAAGTCATGTGGATGTCGTTATTGAGCCTGCCAATACAAATGTATTGCTCAGCCAAACTTCTTTTGATTTAGCGATACGTTGTGGAGAGCAAAGAGACTCGTCTTTTTACCAGAAAAAGTTAGCCAACATTGCCGTATGCCTTGTCTCAAGAAGAGACTCCAAAAGCCGAGACCGACTTATTATGCCGTACTCTAAGACGCAAATTTCAGGGCAAGACTTGCTAAGTATCGAGCGGCAATACTCCAAGGTTTCTCGGGTCAACGACATTACCTTGGTACGTAAACTGGTCGCGTCAGGCATGGGGGTAGGCTTATTGCCTATGACAGAGATCGCCGATTTGAATAGTGAGATGTCCGGGCACATTCAATACGACTCTGAAATACTTTTTACTCGGCCTATGTATGCCTTGTGGGCGAATAAACCAAAGCCTTCGTCACTGTCCCAAGATCTGATCACATGTATCGAGAGCTGTGTTCAAAACACTCGCGCTTTACAAGGGCGCAAGGTTGATTTGACGTAA
- a CDS encoding putative quinol monooxygenase, producing the protein MLSVVAFITPKSEFYAECKQKAEGILTATREEAGCLRFELYENKAKDQLILVENWVDQAALDEHYAQPYITPIFEFYKTALAHEPQIHKMTNVKG; encoded by the coding sequence ATGCTTAGTGTTGTGGCTTTTATTACCCCAAAAAGTGAATTTTATGCGGAGTGCAAACAAAAAGCTGAAGGCATTCTAACTGCTACTCGAGAAGAAGCGGGTTGCTTGCGTTTTGAGCTATATGAAAACAAAGCGAAAGATCAGCTTATCTTGGTTGAAAACTGGGTCGACCAAGCCGCCCTAGACGAACACTATGCCCAGCCATATATCACACCGATATTTGAGTTTTATAAAACCGCATTAGCTCATGAGCCACAAATACACAAAATGACCAATGTAAAGGGTTAA
- a CDS encoding DUF1801 domain-containing protein, whose amino-acid sequence MDKAVKDRFDEYPNNARARLEELRNLVFQVASELELGEVDEALKWGEPSYSVKTSSPLRMDWKIKSPNNYYLFFNCQTKLVDTFRELYGDELVFQGNRAIVLSLSKRLPETTIKSCLELALTYQQRKNLPLLGA is encoded by the coding sequence ATGGACAAGGCAGTCAAGGATCGCTTCGATGAGTATCCAAATAATGCTCGTGCTAGGTTAGAGGAGCTGCGAAATTTAGTCTTTCAAGTCGCATCTGAGTTAGAACTGGGTGAAGTCGATGAAGCTCTAAAATGGGGTGAGCCAAGCTACAGTGTAAAAACTAGCAGTCCGTTACGAATGGACTGGAAGATTAAGTCACCTAATAATTATTACCTATTCTTTAATTGCCAAACTAAGCTAGTCGATACATTTCGGGAGTTGTATGGTGACGAATTGGTGTTTCAGGGAAACAGAGCTATAGTTCTGTCCTTATCGAAACGGCTACCAGAAACGACCATCAAGTCCTGTCTAGAGTTAGCTTTAACCTATCAGCAGCGTAAGAATCTGCCTCTTTTGGGCGCGTGA
- a CDS encoding IS110 family RNA-guided transposase, whose product MKNLIIGVDLAAKVIQVCVYADKKVQSNREMTPKQFSAYLSNLSPSLVVFEACASSNYWNQIATSLGHTSKLISSRLVKAVRQNQKTDKNDALAIIQASQLPEVTFVSGKTNSQQQAQSMLKLREQAVKQRTALKNQLIGLMREFNLPVSRNHQGFTQSIELILEDADNELTADFRHMLKVSLDLYLVLCEAIDTYDHSLDQWIRSIQECQKLMKIEGIGKLNAVHLYIALASGELGQFKKGKDVSACIGLTPLQHSSGGKAKLGHIDKRKNSTLRSLLITGAMSVVQQVVKRDAKTKKEQWLQALVVRRGKKCAAVALANKTVRTAFAMLKSDTEYRASML is encoded by the coding sequence ATGAAAAATCTCATTATTGGCGTTGATCTAGCCGCTAAGGTTATTCAAGTTTGCGTTTACGCAGATAAAAAGGTGCAATCTAATCGAGAAATGACACCGAAACAGTTCAGCGCTTATCTCAGTAATCTGTCACCCTCTCTGGTGGTGTTTGAAGCTTGCGCAAGCTCTAATTATTGGAATCAAATTGCCACATCTTTAGGCCACACTTCGAAGTTAATTTCCTCTCGTTTGGTTAAAGCGGTTCGTCAGAATCAAAAAACAGATAAGAATGACGCTTTAGCGATCATTCAAGCCTCACAGTTACCTGAAGTAACTTTCGTTTCTGGTAAGACGAATAGCCAACAGCAAGCGCAATCAATGCTGAAATTACGAGAGCAAGCTGTTAAACAACGGACGGCATTAAAAAATCAATTAATAGGATTGATGAGGGAGTTTAATCTTCCAGTCTCGAGGAACCATCAAGGCTTTACTCAATCGATAGAGCTGATTTTGGAAGACGCGGACAATGAGCTAACAGCTGATTTTAGGCATATGCTGAAAGTGTCACTCGACTTATATTTGGTTTTGTGCGAAGCCATTGATACTTATGATCATTCCCTTGATCAATGGATAAGGTCAATCCAAGAATGCCAAAAGTTAATGAAGATTGAAGGTATCGGTAAGTTAAACGCAGTTCATTTGTACATTGCTTTGGCATCAGGAGAACTTGGTCAGTTTAAAAAGGGAAAAGATGTTTCCGCTTGTATTGGCTTAACACCACTCCAACATTCTTCTGGTGGTAAAGCGAAGTTGGGACATATTGATAAACGGAAAAACTCAACGTTGCGCAGCCTATTAATTACTGGCGCAATGTCTGTGGTTCAGCAAGTCGTAAAACGCGATGCTAAAACAAAGAAAGAACAGTGGCTACAAGCATTAGTAGTACGTAGAGGTAAAAAATGTGCAGCGGTAGCGCTGGCAAATAAAACAGTTCGTACCGCTTTTGCTATGCTTAAATCTGATACGGAGTATAGAGCATCTATGCTCTGA
- a CDS encoding alpha/beta hydrolase, with product MKYLQGLVFLIASASSVSNADTIYDESRERHIPIEVTLPQSVKKCKKESKCPVALLSAGYGVSHLKYTFLANQLNNLGYLVVAIGHELPNDPPLSTTGNLFETRSENWRRGAQTLDFVKLVLSRRFEYYDFDNLLLVGHSNGGDISSWLGNENKLYIKSLITLDHRRVPLPRGSNIKVLSIRASDFPADKGVLPSASEQTNICVVKIPESKHNDISDFGPKWLKDKINLLVRNYLLDEPCSVLKKA from the coding sequence ATGAAGTATCTGCAAGGATTAGTATTTTTAATTGCTAGTGCATCCAGCGTTTCAAATGCAGACACAATCTACGATGAATCTAGGGAGAGGCATATCCCTATAGAAGTTACGCTTCCTCAATCAGTAAAAAAATGTAAAAAGGAATCTAAATGTCCAGTTGCTCTATTGAGTGCTGGCTACGGCGTATCTCATTTGAAGTATACATTTTTAGCTAATCAACTCAATAACCTGGGTTACCTTGTTGTAGCTATTGGACATGAACTGCCAAATGACCCACCACTTTCAACGACAGGAAATTTATTTGAAACCAGAAGTGAAAATTGGCGCAGAGGCGCTCAAACTCTGGACTTTGTTAAATTAGTTTTGAGTAGGCGTTTTGAATATTATGATTTTGACAATTTGCTCTTAGTTGGGCACTCAAATGGTGGTGATATCTCTTCATGGTTAGGAAATGAAAATAAGCTTTATATTAAATCATTAATTACTCTCGATCATAGACGTGTTCCTTTGCCTAGAGGTAGTAATATAAAAGTATTATCTATTCGGGCAAGCGACTTTCCAGCTGATAAAGGTGTTTTGCCTTCAGCCTCCGAGCAAACAAACATTTGCGTAGTCAAAATTCCTGAATCAAAGCATAACGATATTTCGGATTTCGGTCCCAAATGGTTAAAGGATAAAATTAATTTATTGGTTCGAAATTATTTGCTAGACGAACCATGTTCGGTGCTTAAGAAAGCCTAA
- a CDS encoding SRPBCC family protein, with product MWIKTTSLIVNGLSADKVWKVWTDVNQWHTWQDDIDYAKLEGEFKTGAVFKFKPRGGPKINIELIEVKENSMFTDLTKFPLARMYDSHELVEHGNQLEIRSTLKIEGPLSWLWKKLVAENVASGVDKQLARLVERSQNV from the coding sequence GTGTGGATAAAAACAACAAGCTTGATCGTTAACGGATTAAGTGCGGATAAAGTTTGGAAAGTGTGGACTGATGTCAACCAATGGCATACCTGGCAAGATGATATTGATTACGCAAAACTTGAAGGCGAATTTAAAACAGGGGCTGTATTTAAATTTAAGCCTAGAGGAGGACCAAAGATCAACATAGAGCTAATAGAAGTCAAAGAGAACTCAATGTTCACTGACTTGACTAAGTTCCCTCTTGCAAGAATGTATGATTCTCACGAACTAGTAGAACACGGTAATCAATTGGAAATAAGATCAACACTAAAAATCGAAGGTCCACTATCTTGGTTATGGAAGAAACTGGTTGCTGAAAATGTAGCAAGTGGAGTGGATAAGCAATTAGCTCGATTGGTTGAGAGGAGTCAAAATGTCTAA
- a CDS encoding methyltransferase domain-containing protein: protein MDDFYIDPKGLAAYYEVQWLDKLRLSGVSEQFESKSKYVPESFISSNHTQSVAKFIIDALEAESIDPIDALEVGAALGRNSYELVTNIPSINSVTVVEPSHRLLSNLKQILIDGTKCEFPYIKSLKELGCLDFDASTIAKACDHVSFTLIEAPFERGVVKKVFDLTVCLNVLDQCESPKTLVNALMDATAFNGVFVLSCTYQWNKKHLKEESEAVNDINDYFGEGWEKLSEDEHEYKIRFNERYSLLFLSHIVAYKKVGG, encoded by the coding sequence ATGGACGATTTTTACATAGATCCAAAAGGATTGGCGGCATACTATGAAGTTCAATGGCTTGATAAACTTCGCTTAAGTGGAGTGTCTGAACAATTCGAGAGTAAATCTAAGTACGTACCTGAGTCGTTTATCTCCTCAAACCACACACAAAGCGTAGCTAAGTTTATTATTGATGCTCTGGAAGCTGAGAGTATTGATCCTATTGACGCATTAGAGGTAGGGGCAGCTTTGGGACGAAATAGCTACGAGTTAGTTACTAACATACCAAGCATTAATTCTGTCACAGTTGTTGAGCCGTCTCACCGCTTGCTATCAAATCTCAAACAAATACTAATTGACGGTACTAAATGTGAATTTCCTTATATCAAGAGCTTGAAAGAGTTGGGGTGTTTGGACTTTGATGCTTCAACAATAGCAAAAGCGTGTGATCATGTATCATTTACTTTAATTGAAGCACCTTTCGAGCGTGGTGTGGTTAAGAAAGTGTTTGATTTAACAGTTTGCCTCAATGTACTGGATCAATGTGAATCGCCTAAAACTTTAGTAAACGCATTGATGGATGCAACTGCTTTTAATGGAGTGTTTGTTTTATCATGTACTTATCAGTGGAACAAAAAGCATTTAAAAGAAGAAAGTGAAGCTGTTAATGATATAAACGACTACTTTGGAGAGGGTTGGGAAAAGCTATCTGAAGATGAACATGAATACAAGATAAGATTTAACGAAAGGTATTCGTTACTATTTCTTTCCCATATAGTCGCTTACAAAAAAGTTGGTGGCTAA
- a CDS encoding LysE family translocator: protein MIDTTILPLFFVTTIFLAISPGPDLVLISTYSSTRGFKAGVMVSVGIFIAGLIQTLLVAFGLGKLMQAMPPLVLVIKIVGAIYLSWLGVNLLRTWLKNKGDVSASQTIQSLGNKDLVYRGLLNNIMNPKALIFFSMFLPQFTHSGGALTNQILILGIILSSIVLCINTIFSFSFSKLGSLLGCHFSLNRHIDGVLGVVFLGLAARLATSK from the coding sequence ATGATTGATACCACAATATTGCCACTATTCTTTGTTACCACTATATTCTTAGCAATTTCTCCGGGCCCAGATTTAGTACTCATATCAACATATTCTTCGACTCGTGGCTTTAAAGCTGGAGTAATGGTGTCAGTTGGTATTTTCATTGCGGGATTAATTCAAACACTGTTAGTAGCATTTGGCTTAGGAAAACTGATGCAAGCGATGCCACCTTTGGTATTGGTAATCAAAATTGTTGGGGCAATTTATCTATCTTGGCTTGGAGTTAATTTATTACGTACATGGCTAAAAAACAAAGGAGACGTATCTGCAAGTCAGACGATTCAGTCTTTGGGTAATAAAGATCTAGTCTACCGTGGCTTACTTAATAATATTATGAACCCCAAAGCGTTAATCTTCTTTAGTATGTTCTTGCCTCAGTTTACGCATTCTGGTGGTGCTTTAACCAATCAGATACTCATACTTGGAATCATTCTTAGTAGTATTGTTTTATGTATCAATACTATTTTCTCATTTTCTTTTAGTAAGTTGGGCTCTTTGCTAGGTTGTCACTTTAGTTTAAACCGTCATATCGATGGTGTATTGGGCGTGGTATTTTTGGGACTTGCTGCCCGTTTAGCTACAAGTAAGTAA
- a CDS encoding Imm39 family immunity protein — protein sequence MSAKRILIGGVGLVKGRPKNLGVCIQEVCSILEPTLEGSGWSDKAPFHTLSLIIRYGSDDSRAVEFGSINKKYSELNVSITTSLTVLKEADKRGELQSLVMELAEKSIQQVSAKYGLAENYT from the coding sequence ATGAGCGCTAAACGGATATTAATTGGTGGTGTAGGATTGGTAAAAGGGCGACCTAAAAACCTGGGGGTTTGTATTCAAGAGGTCTGTTCCATATTAGAACCTACGCTCGAAGGCAGTGGTTGGTCAGATAAAGCTCCTTTCCATACATTAAGCTTGATCATTAGATACGGAAGTGATGACTCTCGCGCTGTTGAGTTTGGTTCTATTAATAAGAAATACAGTGAGCTAAACGTTTCTATAACAACTTCACTAACGGTACTAAAAGAAGCAGATAAACGTGGGGAGTTGCAAAGTCTCGTCATGGAGTTGGCTGAGAAATCAATTCAACAAGTATCGGCAAAATATGGGTTGGCCGAAAATTACACATAA
- a CDS encoding type II toxin-antitoxin system Phd/YefM family antitoxin: protein MTTRILADVAASITELKANPMKVATSAYGEPVAVLNRNEPAFYCVPAEAYEMMMDRLEDLELLAIAKERESEESISVNIDDL, encoded by the coding sequence ATGACCACTAGAATTTTAGCCGATGTCGCTGCAAGCATTACTGAGTTGAAAGCTAACCCTATGAAAGTTGCAACTAGTGCTTACGGCGAACCTGTTGCTGTATTAAACCGAAATGAACCGGCATTTTATTGCGTACCTGCCGAAGCGTACGAAATGATGATGGACAGACTCGAAGATCTTGAACTACTCGCTATCGCTAAAGAGCGTGAATCTGAAGAGAGCATTTCGGTAAATATTGATGACCTATAA
- a CDS encoding DUF3885 domain-containing protein → MIQQAFEKFGKNSFQHAIFYSNENCLRFELSEGAKYESHISMFTTALERATQILESVFEKNDELSICISFAGDSFLSNLSQFRELHELGVKFPKTRYIYSEWDEDEEWHRNYVFFKVAKSELHKLLFGKMANELGIRPSYWLDVYIFDLELGVLAHPYDDRGMDLVGGNKFMLSRIYKQFNSWLLKYDISIMKQWFGAL, encoded by the coding sequence ATGATTCAGCAAGCATTCGAAAAATTTGGGAAAAACTCCTTTCAACATGCAATTTTCTATAGCAACGAAAACTGTTTAAGGTTTGAGTTGTCGGAAGGCGCTAAGTATGAATCTCATATTTCGATGTTCACAACTGCTTTAGAGCGTGCAACTCAGATTCTCGAAAGTGTTTTCGAAAAAAACGATGAGCTTTCGATCTGTATCTCTTTTGCCGGTGATTCTTTTCTATCAAATTTGTCACAGTTTCGTGAGTTACACGAATTGGGAGTTAAATTCCCAAAAACAAGGTACATATACAGTGAATGGGACGAAGATGAAGAATGGCATCGAAACTATGTATTCTTCAAAGTCGCAAAATCAGAATTGCACAAATTGCTTTTTGGTAAAATGGCAAATGAATTAGGGATAAGACCATCCTATTGGCTTGACGTTTACATATTTGATTTGGAGTTAGGTGTTTTGGCTCATCCATACGACGATAGAGGTATGGATCTAGTGGGTGGCAATAAATTCATGCTTTCTAGAATCTATAAACAGTTTAACAGTTGGCTTTTAAAGTATGACATTAGCATCATGAAACAGTGGTTTGGTGCTCTCTAA